The Alcanivorax sediminis genome window below encodes:
- a CDS encoding DUF2493 domain-containing protein, with product MRILVCGGRDYRDSTCVTDSMERLRRAGLISLLIHAMPAAQTGWPASGPGTPVWIR from the coding sequence ATGAGAATTCTGGTGTGCGGCGGCAGGGACTATCGGGACAGCACCTGTGTTACCGACAGCATGGAGCGGCTGCGGCGGGCTGGATTAATCAGCCTGCTGATTCATGCGATGCCAGCGGCGCAGACCGGCTGGCCAGCCAGTGGGCCAGGGACGCCGGTATGGATCAGGTGA
- a CDS encoding MerR family transcriptional regulator: MSETVVSVTPDDGGYSIQAVSERCGINPVTLRAWERRYGLLKPSRTAKGHRRYSEEQLARVQAVVQWLEKGVPIRQVQALLDSSSATNELTAEPVWQEARERALEALESLNLRRLEQQLNGLLADYGHARVITEFSDPLREQLSLSPSLSLQAAMLHSLLTQKWSGKALSLAPGRKRVGWVLVPLGDPLAALELAMVMNVPLWCLDQPADVDALIQRHASHPHFGVLWVANALPNAVQRARWLPSETPTFPACIWGPLAEQMAGDLPGVHLLEGSRTDVADALLDHDLEMSS, translated from the coding sequence GTGAGTGAGACGGTGGTGTCGGTTACCCCTGACGATGGGGGCTACAGCATTCAGGCGGTCAGTGAGCGCTGTGGAATCAACCCGGTCACGCTGCGAGCCTGGGAGCGTCGCTACGGTTTACTCAAGCCATCACGCACCGCCAAGGGTCATCGGCGTTATTCCGAGGAGCAACTGGCGCGGGTGCAGGCGGTGGTGCAGTGGCTTGAGAAAGGCGTGCCAATCCGTCAGGTGCAGGCACTGCTGGATTCGTCCAGTGCGACAAATGAACTGACGGCAGAGCCGGTGTGGCAGGAAGCCCGGGAGCGTGCTCTTGAGGCACTGGAAAGCCTGAATCTCAGACGTCTTGAGCAGCAGCTCAACGGACTGCTGGCAGACTATGGCCATGCCCGGGTAATTACTGAATTTTCTGACCCACTGCGGGAGCAGTTGTCACTGTCGCCATCCCTTTCCTTGCAGGCGGCAATGCTGCACAGCCTGTTGACTCAAAAGTGGTCCGGCAAGGCCCTGTCACTGGCCCCCGGTCGCAAAAGAGTGGGATGGGTGCTGGTGCCCCTGGGTGATCCTCTGGCGGCACTGGAGTTGGCCATGGTCATGAACGTTCCCCTGTGGTGCCTGGATCAACCTGCGGACGTGGACGCCCTCATACAGCGTCATGCTTCCCATCCTCATTTCGGTGTTCTCTGGGTGGCCAATGCCTTGCCCAATGCGGTGCAGCGTGCCCGCTGGCTGCCCAGTGAGACACCCACATTCCCGGCCTGCATCTGGGGCCCTCTGGCTGAGCAGATGGCGGGCGATTTACCCGGCGTTCATCTGCTG
- a CDS encoding YbgA family protein has product MDTAEKIPVGISACLLGMEVRHDGGHKHSRYCTGVLAKHFSFRSLCPEMGSGLSTPRKALRLIEQGDQLRMVTTDGLRDHTDLMMDFVDRTLPALDSLRGFILMAKSPSCGMERVKVYREDGELMHRDAAGLFAAGLKQAYPLMPIEEAGRLNDDSLRENFIERVFLYDDWCQLVAGGLTPQRLIDFHSRHKFQLLAHCQRTYRELGPMLANLKARPLEEIANDYIHAVMEAMKKQVSRGAHVNTLQHMAGFLREGLSQEDRTLINEQIDAYLREDVPLIVPMTLLRGALRKVDQPYLQAQRYLNPYPDSLGLRNRV; this is encoded by the coding sequence ATGGATACAGCAGAAAAGATCCCCGTTGGCATCAGTGCCTGCTTGCTCGGTATGGAGGTTCGCCATGATGGCGGCCACAAGCATTCCCGCTATTGTACCGGTGTGCTGGCCAAGCACTTTTCCTTTCGTTCCCTGTGCCCGGAAATGGGATCGGGGTTAAGCACTCCCCGCAAGGCGTTACGCTTGATCGAGCAGGGTGACCAGCTGCGCATGGTGACGACCGACGGACTGCGTGATCACACCGACTTGATGATGGACTTTGTCGATCGCACTCTGCCCGCTCTGGATAGCTTGCGAGGTTTCATCCTCATGGCCAAATCACCCAGCTGCGGCATGGAGCGGGTGAAGGTCTACCGGGAAGACGGTGAGCTGATGCACCGGGATGCTGCGGGCCTGTTCGCCGCCGGACTCAAGCAAGCCTACCCGCTGATGCCAATCGAGGAAGCGGGGCGGCTGAATGATGACAGCCTCCGCGAGAATTTTATCGAGCGAGTCTTCCTCTACGACGACTGGTGCCAGCTGGTCGCCGGTGGCCTGACGCCGCAGCGACTGATTGATTTCCATAGCCGTCACAAGTTCCAGCTGCTGGCGCACTGCCAGCGCACCTATCGTGAGCTGGGCCCCATGCTGGCCAATCTCAAGGCGCGCCCGCTGGAGGAGATTGCCAACGACTATATTCATGCGGTCATGGAAGCCATGAAGAAGCAGGTCTCCCGTGGCGCCCACGTCAATACCTTGCAGCATATGGCGGGGTTCCTGCGTGAGGGACTGAGCCAGGAAGACCGCACGTTGATCAACGAACAGATTGATGCCTATCTGCGCGAAGATGTGCCTTTGATCGTGCCGATGACCTTGCTGCGTGGTGCCTTGCGGAAAGTGGATCAGCCCTATCTGCAGGCACAGCGCTACCTCAATCCCTATCCGGATTCCCTGGGTTTAAGGAACCGGGTGTGA